The Haladaptatus cibarius D43 genome window below encodes:
- a CDS encoding thiolase family protein, with the protein MNRVAVIGASMTEFGNRDGWIRDLLAEAGQACLDDASVSPLDIEHLYVSNMASGEFEGQTGIPNALAHDLGALPAYTQRVDQTSASGGAGIYSSWQSVASGASNMTLLVGGEKMTHKTTAEATDVIASLTHPVEYKHGVTLPSFAGLTARRYLHEYDAPRESLAKVAVKNHKNGVDNPHAQFRKEVDLETVMDSPIVADPLRLYDFCPITDGSAALLFCPESKAKEYTDDYTVISGIAGATDTHVVHQRADPTVMGAAYESSELAYQMAERDPDDVDVAELHDMFTILEFLQSEAVGFFDQGEGWKAVEEGVTDREGELPINTSGGLKSKGHPLGASGVAQAYELHQQLLGEAGKRQVDAEVALACNVGGFGNCVTTTIMEAR; encoded by the coding sequence ATGAACCGAGTCGCAGTCATCGGCGCGTCGATGACGGAGTTCGGCAACCGCGACGGGTGGATACGCGACCTGCTCGCAGAGGCCGGGCAGGCCTGCCTCGACGACGCTTCTGTCTCGCCGCTGGATATAGAACACCTCTACGTCTCGAACATGGCGAGCGGCGAGTTCGAGGGCCAGACGGGGATTCCGAACGCATTGGCACACGATTTGGGCGCGCTTCCGGCGTACACCCAGCGAGTAGACCAAACGAGCGCGAGCGGCGGAGCAGGAATTTATTCGTCGTGGCAATCCGTCGCGTCGGGGGCGAGCAACATGACCCTGCTCGTCGGCGGTGAGAAGATGACCCACAAAACGACTGCCGAGGCGACGGACGTAATCGCCTCGCTGACCCACCCCGTAGAGTACAAACACGGCGTCACGCTCCCGAGTTTTGCGGGATTGACCGCCCGCAGGTACCTCCACGAGTACGACGCGCCGCGCGAGAGTTTGGCGAAAGTAGCCGTGAAGAATCACAAAAATGGGGTGGACAACCCTCATGCCCAGTTCCGCAAGGAAGTCGATTTGGAGACGGTGATGGACTCGCCAATCGTGGCCGACCCGCTGCGACTGTACGACTTCTGCCCGATTACGGACGGGAGCGCGGCGCTCCTGTTCTGTCCCGAATCGAAGGCGAAGGAGTACACCGACGACTACACCGTAATTTCGGGCATCGCGGGCGCAACCGACACCCACGTCGTGCATCAGCGCGCCGACCCCACCGTGATGGGCGCGGCCTACGAAAGCAGTGAACTCGCCTATCAGATGGCCGAACGCGACCCGGACGACGTGGACGTGGCGGAACTCCACGACATGTTCACCATCCTCGAATTTCTCCAGAGCGAGGCGGTCGGCTTCTTCGACCAAGGCGAAGGCTGGAAAGCCGTCGAGGAGGGCGTCACCGACCGCGAGGGAGAACTCCCCATCAACACCTCCGGCGGCCTGAAATCGAAGGGCCACCCGCTCGGCGCGAGCGGGGTCGCACAGGCCTACGAACTGCACCAACAACTGCTCGGCGAGGCCGGAAAGCGACAGGTCGATGCGGAAGTCGCGCTGGCCTGCAACGTCGGCGGGTTTGGAAATTGTGTCACGACGACGATTATGGAGGCGCGATAA
- a CDS encoding Zn-ribbon domain-containing OB-fold protein, translating to MPLEAHRCPNGHLTIPGHPRCPECAEPQNGTVDLTDRTAEVVTWTTSTATPPGVRQPNHLAIVEFDVDGEPVRTIGQVTSGDEVEIGDEVRAVYAEELRNLDAGIRERESQDWDGYQFEPLK from the coding sequence GTGCCGCTCGAAGCACATCGCTGTCCGAACGGCCACCTTACGATTCCGGGCCACCCGCGCTGTCCGGAGTGTGCGGAACCGCAGAACGGGACTGTCGATTTGACCGACAGAACCGCCGAGGTCGTGACGTGGACGACCAGCACCGCGACACCGCCGGGGGTTCGGCAGCCTAATCACCTCGCAATCGTGGAGTTCGATGTCGATGGCGAGCCGGTGCGGACAATCGGGCAAGTGACAAGTGGTGACGAGGTAGAGATTGGCGACGAAGTCCGGGCAGTGTATGCCGAGGAACTGCGTAACCTGGATGCGGGAATTCGGGAAAGAGAGAGTCAGGACTGGGACGGCTATCAATTCGAGCCTCTGAAGTGA